A part of Acidimicrobiales bacterium genomic DNA contains:
- the rpsM gene encoding 30S ribosomal protein S13, with protein sequence MARIAGVDIPREKRLEVSLTYVYGIGRTTSQKLCAELGVDPDTRVRDLTDEEVNRIRGYVDANLKVEGDLRREVAQDIKRKMEIGCYQGLRHRRGLPVHGQRTHTNARTRKGPKKTVAGKKKVLRKH encoded by the coding sequence ATGGCACGAATCGCGGGGGTCGACATCCCCAGGGAGAAGCGTCTCGAGGTCTCCCTCACGTACGTCTACGGCATCGGCCGCACCACGTCGCAGAAGCTCTGCGCCGAGCTGGGGGTCGACCCCGACACGCGGGTGCGCGACCTGACCGACGAAGAGGTCAACCGCATCCGCGGCTACGTCGACGCGAACCTCAAGGTCGAGGGCGACCTGCGCCGCGAGGTCGCCCAGGACATCAAGCGCAAGATGGAGATCGGTTGCTACCAGGGCCTCCGCCACCGGCGGGGCCTGCCGGTCCATGGCCAGCGCACCCACACCAACGCCCGCACCCGCAAGGGCCCGAAGAAGACCGTGGCCGGCAAGAAGAAGGTTCTGAGGAAGCACTGA
- the rplQ gene encoding 50S ribosomal protein L17: MPATPRKSRRFGGDAAHQRLMMANMAASLFAAEAIVTTEAKAKALRPIAEKLITKAKKGGVHRHRDVVSFLGDKEMAHKLFEEIAPRYTERPGGYTRILKLGPRHGDNAPMARLELI, from the coding sequence ATGCCTGCCACGCCCAGGAAGTCCCGCCGGTTCGGCGGCGATGCCGCCCACCAGCGGCTCATGATGGCCAACATGGCCGCCTCGCTGTTCGCGGCCGAGGCCATCGTCACCACCGAGGCCAAGGCCAAGGCCCTCCGGCCGATCGCCGAGAAGCTGATCACGAAGGCCAAGAAGGGTGGCGTCCACCGCCATCGCGACGTGGTGTCGTTCCTCGGTGACAAGGAGATGGCCCACAAGCTCTTCGAGGAGATCGCGCCGCGCTACACCGAGCGCCCCGGCGGCTACACCCGGATCCTCAAGCTGGGGCCGCGTCACGGCGACAACGCGCCCATGGCGCGCCTCGAGCTGATCTGA
- the rpsH gene encoding 30S ribosomal protein S8, with translation MTMTDPLADMLTRIRNANVAMHDQVRMPSSKAKEALAEILTKEGYIGGFSVEDDQGRPGRVLTVRMKYSPERERTIQGLRRVSKPGLRVYCKADRVPRVLGGLGVAVLSTSQGLMTDRQARKQRVGGEVLCYVW, from the coding sequence ATGACCATGACCGACCCTCTCGCCGACATGCTCACCCGGATCCGCAACGCCAACGTGGCGATGCACGACCAGGTGCGCATGCCGTCGTCCAAGGCGAAAGAGGCGCTGGCCGAGATCCTCACCAAGGAGGGCTACATCGGTGGCTTCTCCGTCGAGGACGACCAGGGCCGCCCGGGGCGCGTGCTCACCGTGCGGATGAAGTACTCGCCCGAGCGCGAGCGCACGATCCAGGGCCTCCGCCGGGTCTCCAAGCCCGGGCTCCGGGTGTACTGCAAGGCCGACCGGGTGCCGCGCGTGCTCGGCGGCCTCGGTGTCGCCGTCCTGTCGACCAGCCAGGGACTCATGACCGACCGCCAGGCGCGCAAGCAGCGGGTGGGCGGCGAAGTCCTCTGCTACGTGTGGTGA
- the rplF gene encoding 50S ribosomal protein L6: MSRIGRSPIPVPASVDVTVDDRTITVTGPRGALSRAIPGAITVRRDGDVLLVERPDDERQNRALHGLTRSLVNNMVVGVTDGFTKQLEIVGVGYRATAQGPTTLELALGFSHPVKVEAPDGVTFEVPQPTRITVLGIDKEAVGQVAADIRAIRKPEPYKGKGVRYAGERVLRKAGKTGK; encoded by the coding sequence ATGTCGCGCATCGGACGCAGCCCCATCCCCGTGCCGGCTTCGGTCGACGTGACGGTCGACGACCGCACGATCACGGTGACCGGCCCGAGGGGCGCGCTGTCGCGGGCCATCCCCGGTGCCATCACGGTGCGCCGTGACGGCGACGTGCTCCTCGTGGAGCGACCCGACGACGAGCGCCAGAACCGGGCGCTGCACGGGCTCACGCGCTCGCTGGTCAACAACATGGTGGTGGGCGTGACCGACGGCTTCACCAAGCAGCTCGAGATCGTCGGCGTCGGCTACCGGGCCACGGCCCAGGGTCCGACGACGCTCGAGCTGGCGCTCGGCTTCAGCCACCCCGTGAAGGTCGAGGCGCCCGACGGCGTGACCTTCGAGGTGCCCCAGCCGACGCGCATCACCGTGCTGGGCATCGACAAGGAGGCGGTGGGCCAGGTGGCCGCCGACATCCGAGCCATCCGCAAGCCCGAGCCCTACAAGGGCAAGGGCGTGCGCTACGCCGGCGAGCGGGTCCTCCGCAAGGCCGGGAAGACCGGCAAGTAG
- the rpsK gene encoding 30S ribosomal protein S11: MAKPKPGGRRPRRRERKNIAYGVAHIKSSFNNTIVTITDHEGNTISWASAGNVGFKGSRKSTPFAAQMAAEKAARAAMEHGVRKVDVLVKGPGSGRETAIRSLQNAGIEITGIKDVTPVPHNGCRPPKRRRV; the protein is encoded by the coding sequence ATGGCCAAGCCCAAGCCAGGCGGCAGGCGCCCCCGCCGCCGCGAGCGCAAGAACATCGCCTACGGCGTCGCGCACATCAAGAGCTCGTTCAACAACACGATCGTCACCATCACCGACCACGAGGGCAACACGATCTCGTGGGCGTCGGCGGGCAACGTGGGCTTCAAGGGCTCGCGGAAGTCGACGCCGTTCGCGGCCCAGATGGCCGCCGAGAAGGCCGCCCGCGCAGCGATGGAGCATGGCGTCCGCAAGGTCGACGTGCTGGTGAAGGGCCCCGGCTCGGGCCGCGAGACCGCCATCCGCTCCCTGCAGAACGCGGGCATCGAGATCACCGGGATCAAAGACGTCACACCCGTGCCCCACAACGGGTGCCGCCCGCCCAAGCGACGGAGGGTCTGA
- the infA gene encoding translation initiation factor IF-1 has translation MPKPKEDAIVLEGTVIEPLPNAMFRVELENGHKVLAHISGKMRMHYIRILPGDRVQVELTPYDLTRGRITYRYK, from the coding sequence CTGCCGAAGCCCAAAGAAGACGCGATCGTGCTCGAGGGGACGGTCATCGAGCCGCTCCCCAACGCCATGTTCCGGGTGGAGCTGGAGAACGGCCACAAGGTGCTGGCCCACATCTCCGGGAAGATGCGGATGCACTACATCCGGATCCTGCCTGGCGATCGCGTCCAGGTTGAGCTGACGCCCTACGACCTCACCCGTGGTCGCATCACCTACCGCTACAAGTAG
- a CDS encoding DNA-directed RNA polymerase subunit alpha: protein MLVMQRPTVEPLGDPEGNRQRFAIGPLEPGFGYTIGNSLRRTLMSSIPGAAVTTVRFDDALHEFDTISGVVEDVTDVILNLKDVVLTSLSPDPLVLRLDVKGPAEVTAGDIKTSADVTIVNPELHLATVNAKGRLAVDLTVEQGRGYLSAERTNPTSTIGVVPIDAIFSPVRRVAFSVEPTRVEQSTNYDRLVLDIETDGSLSPREALASAGDTLRSLVSLVADMSDQPLGLELGDPVGATAGSPDLNLPIEDLDLSERPRNCLKRAQVNTIGELLERSEDDLLAITNFGQKSLDEVKQKLDERGLSLKGAR from the coding sequence ATGCTGGTCATGCAGCGCCCCACCGTCGAGCCGTTGGGCGACCCCGAAGGCAACCGTCAGCGGTTCGCGATCGGGCCGCTCGAGCCCGGGTTCGGCTACACCATCGGCAACTCGCTGCGACGCACCCTGATGTCGTCGATCCCCGGCGCCGCCGTCACCACCGTCCGCTTCGACGACGCCCTGCACGAGTTCGACACCATCAGCGGCGTGGTCGAGGACGTCACCGACGTGATCCTGAACCTGAAGGACGTCGTGCTCACCTCGTTGTCGCCCGACCCCCTCGTGCTCCGCCTGGACGTGAAGGGCCCGGCCGAGGTGACTGCCGGCGACATCAAGACGAGCGCCGACGTCACCATCGTCAACCCCGAGCTCCACCTGGCCACGGTGAACGCCAAGGGCCGCCTCGCCGTCGACCTCACGGTCGAGCAGGGCCGCGGCTACCTGTCGGCCGAGCGCACCAACCCGACGTCCACCATCGGGGTCGTCCCGATCGACGCCATCTTCTCGCCCGTCCGGCGGGTCGCGTTCTCGGTCGAGCCCACCCGCGTGGAGCAGTCGACCAACTACGACCGCCTGGTGCTCGACATCGAGACCGACGGCTCGCTGTCGCCCCGCGAGGCCCTGGCGTCGGCTGGCGACACGCTGCGGTCGCTCGTGAGCCTGGTCGCCGACATGAGCGACCAGCCCCTCGGGCTGGAGCTGGGCGACCCCGTCGGCGCCACCGCCGGCTCGCCCGACCTGAACCTGCCGATCGAAGACCTCGACCTGTCGGAGCGCCCCCGCAACTGCCTGAAGCGGGCCCAGGTCAACACCATCGGCGAGCTGCTCGAGCGCAGCGAGGACGACCTGTTGGCGATCACCAACTTCGGCCAGAAGTCGCTCGACGAGGTGAAGCAGAAGCTCGACGAGCGCGGCCTGTCCCTCAAGGGCGCCCGCTGA
- a CDS encoding type Z 30S ribosomal protein S14 translates to MAKKALIEKQQRKPKYKVRAYTRCRRCGRPRAVFRKFGLCRICLRDMVHAGEVPGVTKASW, encoded by the coding sequence ATGGCCAAGAAGGCGCTCATCGAGAAGCAGCAGCGCAAGCCGAAGTACAAGGTGCGGGCGTACACCCGCTGCCGTCGCTGCGGTCGTCCGCGCGCGGTGTTCCGCAAGTTCGGCCTGTGCCGGATCTGCCTGCGCGACATGGTGCACGCGGGCGAGGTCCCCGGCGTGACCAAGGCCAGCTGGTGA
- the rpsE gene encoding 30S ribosomal protein S5: MANDAPLRESRVININRVAKVVKGGRRFSFTALVVVGDGNGRVGLGYGKAKEVPLAIQKGTEEAKKNLFSVPLAGSTIIHPVIGETGAGRVLLKPAAPGTGVIAGGAARAILEEAGIRDVLAKSLGSSNHINVARATIAGLRALRRPDEVARLRGLSPEEFVPTGLLNAYRESQRGPHVPEEVA, from the coding sequence ATGGCGAACGACGCCCCCCTGCGCGAATCCCGCGTCATCAACATCAACCGAGTCGCCAAGGTCGTGAAGGGCGGCCGTCGCTTCTCGTTCACCGCCCTCGTGGTGGTGGGCGACGGCAACGGCCGGGTCGGCCTCGGCTACGGCAAGGCCAAGGAGGTGCCCCTGGCCATCCAGAAGGGCACCGAGGAAGCCAAGAAGAACCTGTTCAGCGTCCCGCTCGCGGGCTCCACGATCATCCACCCGGTGATCGGCGAGACCGGTGCCGGTCGCGTGCTGCTGAAGCCGGCCGCTCCCGGTACCGGTGTCATCGCCGGCGGCGCGGCCCGGGCGATCCTCGAGGAGGCCGGCATCCGTGACGTGCTGGCCAAGTCGTTGGGCTCGTCCAACCACATCAACGTGGCCCGTGCCACCATCGCCGGCCTGCGCGCCCTGCGCCGGCCCGACGAGGTGGCGCGGCTGCGGGGCCTGTCACCCGAGGAGTTCGTGCCCACCGGCCTGCTGAACGCCTACCGGGAGTCGCAGCGGGGCCCGCACGTGCCGGAGGAGGTGGCCTGA
- the rpmD gene encoding 50S ribosomal protein L30: MRVTQVRSAIGTKPKHRGTLRALGLGRIGKSNDLPDRPEIRGMLARVPHLVSVEEVS, translated from the coding sequence CTGCGGGTGACGCAGGTGCGCTCCGCGATCGGGACCAAGCCCAAGCATCGGGGCACGCTGCGCGCCCTCGGCCTCGGCCGGATCGGGAAGTCGAACGACCTCCCCGACCGTCCCGAGATCCGGGGCATGCTGGCGCGCGTCCCCCACCTCGTCTCCGTGGAAGAGGTGTCATGA
- the map gene encoding type I methionyl aminopeptidase, whose translation MRRTTDELAKMRKAGQVVAEMHERIRAVIRPGVTTEELDAVGREVIERRGARSNFLGYHGFPAVICASPNDVIVHGIPGPLRLEEGDIISVDCGAIVQGYHGDAAFTAPVGEVSDQALKLLEVTEKSLYAGIAQMVDGNRISDIGHAVQSVAEAAGFSVVREYVGHAIGTAMHEKPEVPNYGPPGRGPRLRAGNVFAVEPMVNVGQPGTRLLDDGWSVVTADGSLSAHFEHTIAITDEGPEILTVP comes from the coding sequence ATGCGTCGTACGACAGACGAGCTCGCCAAGATGCGCAAGGCCGGCCAGGTCGTCGCCGAGATGCACGAGCGCATCCGGGCCGTCATCCGGCCGGGCGTCACCACCGAGGAGCTCGACGCGGTGGGGCGCGAGGTGATCGAACGCCGGGGGGCCCGGTCCAACTTCCTCGGCTACCACGGCTTCCCGGCGGTGATCTGCGCGTCGCCCAATGACGTGATCGTCCACGGCATCCCGGGCCCGCTTCGGCTCGAGGAGGGCGACATCATCTCCGTCGACTGCGGGGCGATCGTGCAGGGCTACCACGGCGACGCCGCCTTCACCGCGCCGGTCGGCGAGGTGTCGGACCAGGCCCTGAAGCTGCTCGAGGTCACCGAGAAGAGCCTGTACGCGGGGATCGCCCAGATGGTGGACGGCAACCGCATCTCCGACATCGGCCACGCGGTGCAGTCGGTGGCCGAGGCCGCCGGGTTCTCGGTCGTCCGCGAGTACGTGGGCCACGCCATCGGCACGGCCATGCACGAGAAGCCCGAGGTCCCCAACTACGGCCCGCCGGGTCGGGGCCCCCGGCTGCGCGCCGGGAACGTCTTCGCGGTGGAGCCCATGGTGAACGTGGGCCAGCCCGGCACGCGCCTGCTCGACGACGGCTGGAGCGTGGTCACCGCCGACGGCAGCCTCTCGGCGCACTTCGAGCACACCATCGCCATCACCGACGAGGGGCCCGAGATCCTCACGGTGCCCTGA
- the truA gene encoding tRNA pseudouridine(38-40) synthase TruA, with the protein MSLFDAPAGPAGRQAPRPRPRVRVRMVIAYDGSGFHGFAANAGVRTVAGSLTESLEQVLRQPVELACAGRTDAGVHAWGQVVSFDASSDGLDLAKVQRSLNGLCAPTIVVRELSLADPSFHARHSAVSRRYRYTILNRPVPDPFLASTSWHIPEPLDLSELRLACDPLVGEHDFTSFCRRPRTDAGSPSPSLVRRVLDARWVDAGGGVLRFEIEASAFCHQMVRSIVGTLVDVGRGRLRAGELLAILRRRDRAAAGQPAPAHGLCLWAVRYPDTPPG; encoded by the coding sequence ATGAGCCTGTTCGACGCGCCGGCGGGGCCGGCTGGACGCCAGGCGCCCCGGCCCCGGCCCCGGGTCCGGGTCCGGATGGTGATCGCCTACGACGGCAGCGGGTTCCACGGGTTCGCGGCCAACGCCGGGGTCCGGACGGTGGCCGGGTCGCTGACGGAGAGCCTCGAGCAGGTGCTCCGCCAGCCGGTCGAGCTGGCGTGCGCCGGCCGAACCGACGCCGGCGTGCACGCGTGGGGCCAGGTCGTCAGCTTCGACGCCTCGTCCGACGGTCTCGACCTGGCCAAGGTGCAGCGCTCGCTGAACGGCCTGTGCGCACCGACGATCGTCGTCCGCGAGCTCTCGCTGGCCGATCCCTCGTTCCACGCCCGCCACTCGGCGGTGTCCCGCCGCTACCGCTACACCATCCTCAACCGCCCCGTTCCCGATCCGTTCCTGGCGTCCACCTCCTGGCACATTCCCGAGCCCCTCGATCTGAGCGAGCTCCGGCTGGCCTGCGATCCGCTCGTCGGCGAGCACGACTTCACGTCGTTCTGCCGGCGACCCCGGACCGACGCCGGCAGCCCGTCGCCGTCGCTGGTGCGACGCGTGCTCGACGCGCGCTGGGTCGACGCCGGTGGCGGCGTGCTGCGGTTCGAGATCGAGGCGTCGGCCTTCTGCCACCAGATGGTGCGCAGCATCGTGGGCACCCTCGTGGACGTGGGGAGGGGCCGGCTCCGCGCCGGTGAGCTGCTCGCGATCCTGCGGCGGCGCGACCGCGCGGCGGCCGGCCAGCCGGCGCCGGCCCACGGCCTGTGCCTCTGGGCGGTGCGCTACCCCGACACGCCGCCGGGTTGA
- the rplO gene encoding 50S ribosomal protein L15, whose amino-acid sequence MSITRMHDLKPPPGSSRSRKRVGRGTGGKGGKTAGRGTKGQRARNTVAIGFEGGQMPLKQRVPKLKGFKNPFRVEYQAVNLDAIDALGVAEVSPDVLLERGVAHKGALVKVLGRGELTRAVRVQAHAFSRSAEAAITAAGGSVEVVPLPFGDRRPPARGNHLMNR is encoded by the coding sequence ATGAGCATCACGAGGATGCACGACCTGAAGCCGCCGCCCGGGTCCAGCCGCTCGCGCAAGCGGGTCGGCCGGGGCACGGGCGGCAAGGGCGGCAAGACGGCCGGCCGTGGCACCAAGGGCCAGCGGGCCCGCAACACGGTGGCGATCGGCTTCGAGGGCGGCCAGATGCCGCTGAAGCAGCGCGTGCCCAAGCTCAAGGGGTTCAAGAACCCCTTCCGGGTCGAGTACCAGGCCGTCAACCTCGACGCCATCGACGCCCTCGGCGTGGCCGAGGTGTCGCCCGACGTCCTCCTCGAGCGCGGCGTCGCCCACAAGGGCGCGCTCGTCAAGGTGCTCGGGCGGGGTGAGCTCACGCGTGCCGTGCGGGTGCAGGCCCACGCCTTCTCGCGCTCGGCCGAGGCGGCCATCACCGCGGCGGGGGGTAGCGTGGAGGTCGTGCCGCTGCCGTTCGGCGATCGCCGGCCCCCGGCTCGCGGCAACCACCTCATGAACCGCTAG
- the rpsD gene encoding 30S ribosomal protein S4 codes for MARYTGPVCKLCRRERMKLFLKGAKCETMKCPIERRPYPPGEHGRSRRQTGSEYLVQLREKQKARRIYGVMEKQFRRIYAEANRQSGVTGENLLRLLELRLDNVAFRAGWGASRAQARQLVRHGHVNVNGKRVTIPSYQVRRGDVVELRDKARSMIVVRHNLDTLDRSTPPWLESGDGGMQATVRDLPLREHIDVPVREQLIVELYSK; via the coding sequence ATGGCTCGCTACACCGGACCGGTCTGCAAGCTCTGCCGCCGAGAGCGCATGAAGCTGTTCTTGAAGGGCGCCAAGTGCGAGACCATGAAGTGCCCCATCGAGCGCCGGCCGTACCCGCCGGGCGAGCACGGCCGCTCGCGGCGACAGACCGGCTCCGAGTACCTCGTGCAGCTGCGGGAGAAGCAGAAGGCCCGCCGGATCTACGGGGTGATGGAGAAGCAGTTCCGCCGCATCTACGCCGAGGCCAACCGCCAGTCGGGGGTGACCGGTGAGAACCTCCTCCGGCTGCTCGAGCTCCGGTTGGACAACGTGGCGTTCCGAGCCGGGTGGGGGGCGAGCCGGGCCCAGGCCCGCCAGCTGGTCCGCCACGGCCACGTCAACGTGAACGGCAAGCGGGTCACCATCCCGAGCTACCAGGTCCGCCGCGGCGACGTCGTGGAGCTGCGGGACAAGGCCCGCTCCATGATCGTCGTCCGCCACAACCTCGACACGCTCGACCGCTCCACCCCGCCGTGGTTGGAGAGCGGCGACGGCGGCATGCAGGCCACCGTGCGCGACCTGCCCCTGCGCGAGCACATCGACGTCCCCGTGCGCGAGCAGCTCATCGTCGAGCTCTACAGCAAGTAG
- the rpmJ gene encoding 50S ribosomal protein L36, translated as MKVRPSVKKICEKCKVIRRHGRVMVICENPRHKQRQG; from the coding sequence ATGAAGGTCCGACCCAGCGTCAAGAAGATCTGTGAGAAGTGCAAGGTCATCCGCCGCCACGGGCGCGTGATGGTCATCTGTGAGAACCCTCGCCACAAGCAGCGCCAGGGTTAG
- a CDS encoding adenylate kinase, whose translation MIPGVRLVVFGRQGAGKGTQCVRLSRHYVVPHISTGDMLRAAVKEGTAFGRRAKEYMDAGELLPDDVIIGVVEERLARSDTSTRGFILDGFPRTVAQAEALAGVAGPGGIDLAVDLEVARDVVLRRLAGRRVCADCGTNYSIADPPGGAWVCEHCGGDVIQRPDDTEAAIARRLDLYDRETAPLVAWFDDRGLLVVVDGVGSPDAVSDRLVAAIDARRHRRPTSA comes from the coding sequence ATGATCCCCGGGGTGCGCCTCGTGGTGTTCGGCCGCCAGGGTGCCGGGAAGGGCACGCAGTGCGTCCGGCTGTCCCGGCACTACGTGGTGCCCCACATCTCCACCGGCGACATGCTCCGCGCCGCCGTCAAGGAGGGGACCGCCTTCGGGCGCAGGGCCAAGGAGTACATGGACGCCGGCGAGCTGCTCCCCGACGACGTCATCATCGGCGTGGTGGAGGAGCGCCTGGCCCGGTCGGACACGTCGACGCGCGGCTTCATCCTCGACGGCTTCCCTCGCACCGTGGCCCAGGCCGAGGCCCTGGCCGGCGTCGCCGGCCCCGGCGGCATCGATCTGGCCGTGGATCTCGAGGTGGCGCGCGACGTGGTGCTGCGGCGTCTGGCCGGCCGGCGCGTGTGCGCAGACTGCGGGACCAACTACTCCATCGCCGACCCGCCCGGCGGGGCGTGGGTGTGCGAGCACTGCGGCGGCGACGTCATCCAGCGACCCGACGACACCGAGGCGGCCATCGCCCGGCGCCTCGACCTCTACGACCGGGAGACGGCACCTCTGGTGGCCTGGTTCGACGACCGGGGGCTGCTGGTGGTGGTGGACGGGGTGGGCAGCCCCGACGCGGTGTCCGACCGGCTGGTCGCGGCGATCGACGCGCGCCGCCACCGCCGGCCGACCAGCGCCTGA
- the rplR gene encoding 50S ribosomal protein L18 yields the protein MTDAAKKREARLRRHTRVRKKVRGTTERPRLAVHRSNKHLVAQVIDDVAGRTLAAASTHEVDLRAGATGNKEAAASVGRLVADRARAAGITKVVFDRGGFKYHGRIAAAADAAREAGLEF from the coding sequence ATGACCGACGCCGCCAAGAAGCGCGAGGCCCGCCTCCGGCGCCACACGCGTGTGCGCAAGAAGGTGCGGGGCACCACCGAGCGGCCCCGCCTGGCCGTGCACCGCTCCAACAAGCACCTGGTCGCCCAGGTGATCGACGACGTGGCCGGTCGCACGCTCGCGGCCGCGTCCACCCACGAGGTCGACCTCCGCGCCGGCGCCACGGGCAACAAGGAGGCCGCCGCCTCGGTCGGCCGCCTCGTGGCCGACCGGGCCCGGGCGGCCGGCATCACCAAGGTGGTGTTCGATCGCGGCGGGTTCAAGTACCACGGGCGGATCGCCGCCGCCGCCGACGCGGCCCGCGAGGCCGGACTGGAGTTCTAG
- the secY gene encoding preprotein translocase subunit SecY: MFSSLRNMFRVADLRNKILFTIAMIALYRLGAHVPVPGVDFDAVRQLQSEASRGGVLGFLNLFSGGALTSFAVFALGIMPYITSSIIMQILGVVIPKLEEWRDQGAVGQRKITQWTRYLTIGIAVLQATGLAFLFGRGGGQAFLGQGVPDIVLLPDFTLPRVLLVILTLVAGTALLMWMGELITQRGIGNGMSLLIFASVVSRLPFQIWAIREEAGTVVFVIFVLIALGILVGIVFVENGQRRIPVQFAKRVVGRRMYGGQSTYIPLKVNQSGVIPIIFASSVLYLPALLAQVVQVDWLQNFVDDYILDPTNLVHIMLYGLLVIGFAYFYTAITFDPAKQADTIRKQGGFIPGIRPGPQTERYLAKILSRITLPGALFIAAIALLPSIVLAIFDVSNFPFGGTTILIAVGVALETMKQIDSQLMMRNYEGFLK; this comes from the coding sequence GTGTTCTCGAGCCTGCGAAACATGTTCCGGGTGGCGGACCTCCGGAACAAGATCCTCTTCACGATCGCGATGATCGCCCTCTACCGGCTGGGCGCCCACGTGCCCGTCCCCGGCGTCGACTTCGACGCGGTTCGCCAGCTGCAGAGCGAGGCCAGCCGGGGTGGGGTGCTGGGCTTCCTCAACCTGTTCTCCGGAGGCGCCCTCACCTCGTTCGCGGTGTTCGCGCTGGGGATCATGCCCTACATCACCTCGTCGATCATCATGCAGATCCTGGGCGTGGTGATCCCCAAGCTCGAGGAGTGGCGAGACCAGGGCGCAGTGGGGCAGCGCAAGATCACCCAGTGGACCCGGTACCTCACCATCGGGATCGCGGTGCTGCAGGCCACCGGCCTGGCCTTCCTGTTCGGCCGGGGCGGGGGTCAGGCGTTCCTCGGTCAGGGCGTGCCCGACATCGTCCTGCTGCCCGACTTCACGCTCCCGCGGGTGCTGCTGGTGATCCTGACGCTCGTGGCGGGAACCGCCCTGCTCATGTGGATGGGCGAGCTCATCACCCAGCGGGGGATCGGCAACGGCATGTCCCTCTTGATCTTCGCCTCGGTCGTCAGCCGGCTGCCCTTCCAGATCTGGGCGATCCGCGAAGAGGCGGGCACGGTGGTGTTCGTGATCTTCGTGCTCATCGCCCTCGGGATCCTGGTGGGGATCGTGTTCGTCGAGAACGGCCAGCGCCGGATCCCGGTCCAGTTCGCCAAGCGGGTCGTCGGCCGGCGGATGTACGGAGGCCAGAGCACCTACATCCCGCTGAAGGTGAACCAGTCGGGCGTGATCCCGATCATCTTCGCCAGCTCGGTGCTGTACCTGCCGGCGCTGCTGGCCCAGGTGGTGCAGGTCGACTGGCTCCAGAACTTCGTCGACGACTACATCCTCGACCCCACGAACCTCGTCCACATCATGCTGTACGGCCTGCTGGTGATCGGGTTCGCCTACTTCTACACGGCGATCACGTTCGATCCGGCCAAGCAGGCCGACACCATCCGCAAGCAGGGGGGGTTCATCCCGGGGATCCGGCCGGGGCCCCAGACCGAGCGCTACCTGGCCAAGATCCTGTCGCGGATCACCTTGCCGGGCGCCCTGTTCATCGCTGCCATCGCCTTGCTGCCGTCGATCGTGCTCGCCATCTTCGACGTCTCCAACTTCCCCTTCGGCGGGACCACCATCCTCATCGCCGTGGGCGTCGCCCTGGAGACCATGAAGCAGATCGACAGCCAGCTGATGATGCGCAACTACGAGGGCTTCCTGAAGTAG
- the rplE gene encoding 50S ribosomal protein L5, whose translation MSATPTTEAPRLKARYNAEIRGRLQEQLGVANVMQVPRLDKIVINMGVGAAVAQASLLEGAVADLTIIAGQKPVVTRAKKSIAGFKLREGNAIGCKVTLRGDRMWEFLDRLISLAIPRIRDFRGLPSTFDGHGNYTFGLTEQLVFPEIDYDKIDTTRGMDITIVTTARTDAEGRALLDAFGFPFKREGQ comes from the coding sequence GTGAGCGCCACCCCCACCACGGAGGCGCCCCGGCTGAAGGCTCGCTACAACGCCGAGATCCGCGGCCGGCTCCAGGAGCAGCTCGGCGTGGCCAACGTGATGCAGGTGCCGCGCCTCGACAAGATCGTGATCAACATGGGCGTCGGCGCCGCGGTGGCGCAGGCCTCGCTGCTCGAGGGCGCCGTGGCCGACCTCACGATCATCGCCGGGCAGAAGCCGGTCGTCACCCGGGCCAAGAAGTCGATCGCCGGCTTCAAGCTCCGCGAGGGCAACGCCATCGGCTGCAAGGTCACCCTCCGGGGCGACCGGATGTGGGAGTTCCTCGACCGGCTGATCTCGCTGGCGATCCCCCGGATCCGCGACTTCCGGGGCCTGCCCAGCACGTTCGACGGCCACGGCAACTACACGTTCGGCCTCACCGAGCAGCTGGTCTTCCCGGAGATCGACTACGACAAGATCGACACCACGCGGGGCATGGACATCACCATCGTCACCACCGCCCGTACCGACGCCGAGGGTCGCGCTCTGCTCGACGCCTTCGGCTTCCCGTTCAAGCGCGAGGGGCAGTAG